A region from the Oceanidesulfovibrio marinus genome encodes:
- a CDS encoding formate dehydrogenase accessory protein FdhE yields the protein MLDLLEKVANLQLDARETVQVPKPHEAELAEPVRRSQGAPILPREMFRVDKENAGALFEELLELACAAEGPLGEAAAVIRQAVDDGALAPLDAIEAYLAQDIEFFAEWEPKLGDAPRTLSFLAQAATTPSAIALGEVLSEHLDSSRTWLHGHCPVCGSLPLVAELRDRAGHKHCTCSFCRTDYRVPRLGCLFCGETDHKQLTFLTTKEEPGFRLDLCHSCKTYLKTLDFRELDRRALPLVDDLDSMALDILAAKDQWRRATFSGWGF from the coding sequence ATGCTCGACCTTCTTGAGAAGGTCGCAAATCTGCAGCTGGATGCCCGCGAGACAGTTCAGGTGCCAAAGCCCCACGAGGCCGAGCTGGCCGAGCCGGTTCGCCGTAGCCAGGGCGCACCGATTCTGCCGCGCGAGATGTTCCGGGTGGACAAGGAGAACGCCGGCGCGCTGTTCGAGGAGCTGCTGGAGCTGGCCTGCGCAGCCGAAGGACCTCTGGGCGAAGCCGCCGCTGTAATCCGCCAGGCCGTGGACGACGGCGCACTGGCCCCGCTGGACGCCATCGAAGCGTATCTGGCGCAGGACATCGAATTTTTCGCCGAGTGGGAGCCCAAGCTGGGCGATGCGCCGCGCACCCTCTCCTTTCTGGCCCAGGCGGCCACCACGCCCAGCGCCATCGCGCTCGGCGAGGTTCTGTCCGAACATCTGGACAGCTCGCGCACGTGGCTGCACGGCCACTGCCCGGTGTGCGGCAGCCTGCCTCTGGTGGCGGAGCTTCGCGACCGCGCTGGCCACAAGCACTGCACATGCTCCTTCTGCCGCACCGACTACCGGGTGCCGCGGCTGGGCTGCCTGTTCTGCGGCGAGACCGACCACAAGCAGCTCACCTTCCTGACCACCAAAGAGGAGCCGGGCTTCCGGCTGGACCTCTGCCACTCGTGCAAGACCTACCTGAAGACCCTGGACTTCCGCGAGCTCGACCGGCGGGCGTTGCCCCTGGTGGACGATCTGGACTCCATGGCCCTGGACATCCTTGCCGCCAAGGACCAATGGCGGCGCGCAACATTCTCGGGCTGGGGGTTCTAG
- a CDS encoding formate dehydrogenase accessory sulfurtransferase FdhD, protein MAQPQHAGPVNTQDAPRGLRTNTYRQYKDGEWRTIDDVTSPEVQVELVWPGAPVRTLWAYPRDLSRLALGHAFLELCAPGEIPAIEREEERRFTLAPSSSAKGQSGNGTDIPQKYPLTIRHLHGDEMVSRMQEFMGSEGRWNWTGCFHRAGLFNITDGTFLDIEEDIGRHNCIDRLAGWCVQNGLNCPARKSLALFVSARVTGSLAAKIARAGFGCVVSRSAVTEAAIATARSTPFSLAGFARDNRVTIFTDPNSRFEQSTP, encoded by the coding sequence ATGGCGCAGCCGCAACACGCCGGACCGGTGAACACGCAGGACGCGCCACGCGGCCTGCGCACCAACACCTACCGTCAATATAAGGATGGGGAGTGGCGGACTATCGATGACGTCACCAGCCCTGAAGTGCAGGTGGAGCTGGTCTGGCCCGGCGCGCCGGTCCGCACGCTGTGGGCATACCCGCGGGATCTTTCGCGGCTGGCCCTGGGCCACGCCTTCCTGGAGCTTTGCGCCCCTGGCGAGATCCCCGCCATCGAACGCGAGGAGGAGCGCCGATTCACCCTGGCGCCTTCCTCCAGCGCCAAAGGGCAATCCGGCAACGGCACCGACATCCCCCAAAAATACCCGCTCACAATCCGGCACCTGCACGGCGACGAAATGGTCAGTCGGATGCAGGAGTTCATGGGCAGCGAGGGTCGTTGGAACTGGACCGGCTGTTTCCATCGCGCCGGCCTTTTCAACATCACGGACGGCACCTTCCTGGACATCGAGGAAGACATCGGCCGCCACAACTGCATTGACCGGCTAGCCGGCTGGTGCGTGCAGAACGGGCTCAACTGCCCGGCGCGCAAGTCCCTGGCGCTCTTCGTCTCGGCGCGTGTCACCGGCTCTCTGGCGGCCAAGATCGCCCGCGCCGGCTTCGGCTGCGTGGTCAGCCGCTCCGCCGTGACCGAGGCCGCAATCGCCACGGCGCGGTCCACGCCGTTCTCCCTGGCCGGGTTTGCCCGCGACAACCGCGTCACCATCTTCACGGACCCCAACAGCCGCTTCGAGCAGAGCACGCCATGA
- the mobA gene encoding molybdenum cofactor guanylyltransferase, with product MMHDSSTPTKSPGLTGLVLAGGRSRRLGRDKVVLPVSGRCMLEHMVDLLGPVCDRVWVSGRDAGSVGLGAPLHLEWVPDEVTGKGPLAGILTGLRKARGPVLAVACDLPLLDLATLEKLVAAWRNKPDNLVMTTYLQQETGFIESLVAIYDPAAEPLLANALERGRCKISAAIPEHLRCHIPYSLNDSQVFFNVNYPSDLAVLRRLGLVEETEP from the coding sequence ATGATGCACGATTCGAGCACGCCGACGAAAAGCCCGGGCCTGACAGGCCTGGTGCTTGCCGGCGGACGCAGCCGGCGACTGGGGCGGGACAAGGTGGTCCTGCCGGTTTCCGGCCGCTGCATGCTCGAACACATGGTGGACCTTTTAGGGCCCGTATGCGACCGTGTCTGGGTTTCCGGACGGGACGCCGGGAGCGTAGGGCTGGGGGCGCCGCTGCACCTGGAGTGGGTGCCGGACGAGGTGACGGGCAAAGGGCCCCTTGCCGGAATCCTCACGGGCCTGCGCAAGGCGCGCGGTCCGGTGCTGGCCGTGGCCTGCGATCTCCCCCTGCTCGACCTCGCGACCCTGGAAAAACTTGTGGCCGCATGGCGAAACAAACCTGACAATCTGGTGATGACGACTTATCTGCAACAGGAGACCGGATTCATCGAGTCCCTGGTGGCCATATACGATCCGGCCGCCGAACCGCTCCTGGCCAATGCTCTGGAGCGTGGTCGGTGCAAGATATCCGCCGCCATACCTGAGCATCTGCGCTGTCACATCCCGTACTCGCTGAACGATTCGCAGGTCTTCTTCAACGTCAACTACCCGTCGGACCTCGCAGTGCTCCGGCGGCTCGGCCTCGTGGAAGAAACAGAACCATGA
- the moaA gene encoding GTP 3',8-cyclase MoaA, which produces MTTSHHPRALTDSHGRTVNYIRLSITDRCNLRCFYCRAGKDTPFMSHDEILRYEELLELIGIAEEMGVRKVRLTGGEPLVRRDFMDFFERAVTAYPKMDFRMTTNGVLLAPIAPRLKELGLRAVNISLDTLDPGRFKEITGLDAFGAVWEGIQACMDAGIQVKLNAVAMRGVNEADLPGFIELARNNPVHVRFIEFMPVGGGTTWETDRFWSSEDVLKEAGKYAELIPMPGPPRNSNFDEEAGNSRPSKPYTSGPARMYRIEGGQGALGVISALTNHFCDACNRLRISSDGRLRTCLFSDKEYKLRPALRHPKLGRESVKKIITQCGAIKPIGHEILKQLTRERRAVCDKRMSSIGG; this is translated from the coding sequence ATGACTACATCGCACCATCCCCGCGCCCTCACGGACAGTCACGGCAGGACCGTGAACTACATCCGCCTTTCCATCACCGACCGTTGCAACCTGCGCTGCTTCTACTGCCGCGCCGGAAAAGACACGCCCTTCATGTCTCACGACGAGATCCTGCGCTACGAAGAGCTGCTGGAGCTGATCGGCATTGCCGAGGAGATGGGCGTGCGCAAGGTACGCCTCACCGGGGGCGAGCCCCTGGTGCGCCGCGATTTCATGGACTTTTTCGAACGCGCCGTGACCGCGTATCCCAAGATGGATTTCCGGATGACCACCAACGGCGTGCTGCTCGCGCCGATCGCCCCGCGGCTCAAGGAGCTCGGCCTGCGCGCCGTGAACATCTCCCTGGACACGCTCGATCCCGGCCGTTTCAAGGAGATCACCGGCCTGGACGCATTCGGCGCCGTGTGGGAGGGCATTCAAGCGTGCATGGACGCCGGCATCCAGGTCAAGCTGAACGCTGTGGCCATGCGCGGCGTCAACGAGGCGGACCTGCCCGGATTCATCGAGCTGGCGCGCAACAACCCCGTGCACGTGCGCTTCATCGAGTTCATGCCCGTGGGCGGCGGCACCACCTGGGAGACGGACCGCTTCTGGTCGTCGGAGGACGTACTGAAAGAGGCAGGCAAGTACGCCGAACTCATCCCCATGCCCGGCCCGCCCAGAAACAGCAACTTTGACGAAGAGGCCGGCAACAGCCGCCCCTCCAAGCCGTACACCAGCGGCCCGGCGCGCATGTACCGCATCGAAGGCGGCCAGGGCGCCCTTGGCGTCATCTCCGCGCTGACCAACCACTTCTGCGACGCCTGCAACCGGCTGCGGATATCCTCGGACGGCCGTCTGCGCACCTGCCTGTTTTCGGACAAGGAGTACAAGCTGCGCCCTGCCCTGCGCCATCCCAAGCTCGGACGGGAGTCGGTGAAGAAGATCATCACCCAGTGCGGAGCCATCAAGCCTATCGGCCACGAGATCCTGAAACAGCTCACCAGGGAGCGCCGCGCCGTGTGCGACAAGAGGATGTCATCCATCGGCGGGTGA
- a CDS encoding transposase — protein MDLVTYERLIHTDNSARKYLLGFCWKNHQRFCPRCRHRKLYPLSSGRRRCARCKYTFHDFTRRFLNIGNLSPQEWLRVIKLFELEVPQAVIASQTGLAPNTVAKALNTIRLAIAAQALDATQLYEVGLGTALLKSHAQTPPEHKGPGWPPVFGLVEQGGMAFLDILPDLNVESIIHFKRNFRLRTASLGSVVYTDRFSPYLSLLVSGPQEIWRDWQGNPVTHRDKGLTVDATQQFWRFAKERLRRYRGIAPERFPLYLKELEFRYNRRGTDIFEEVAKLLCTFVPDLG, from the coding sequence ATGGACCTGGTTACTTACGAGCGCTTAATCCACACCGATAACTCGGCTCGCAAATACCTGTTGGGTTTTTGCTGGAAAAACCATCAACGCTTCTGTCCCCGCTGCCGCCACCGCAAGCTGTACCCCCTGTCCTCGGGCCGCCGACGCTGCGCCCGGTGCAAGTACACCTTCCATGATTTCACCCGCCGCTTTCTGAACATCGGCAACCTCTCCCCCCAGGAGTGGCTGCGGGTGATCAAGCTCTTCGAGCTGGAGGTGCCCCAGGCGGTCATCGCCTCGCAGACCGGTCTGGCGCCTAATACCGTGGCCAAGGCGCTGAACACCATCCGCCTGGCCATCGCGGCCCAGGCCCTGGACGCCACCCAACTCTACGAGGTCGGCTTGGGCACCGCGCTGCTCAAATCCCATGCCCAAACGCCTCCGGAGCACAAGGGACCGGGATGGCCCCCTGTCTTCGGCCTGGTGGAGCAAGGGGGCATGGCCTTCCTGGACATCCTGCCCGACCTCAACGTCGAATCGATCATCCACTTCAAGCGCAACTTCCGTCTGCGCACCGCCTCCCTCGGTTCGGTGGTCTACACCGACCGCTTCTCCCCGTACCTCTCCCTGCTGGTGAGCGGGCCGCAGGAGATCTGGCGCGACTGGCAGGGCAACCCCGTCACGCACCGGGACAAGGGCCTGACCGTGGACGCGACCCAGCAGTTCTGGCGATTCGCCAAGGAACGGCTGCGCCGCTACCGCGGCATCGCTCCCGAGCGCTTTCCGCTCTACCTCAAGGAGCTGGAATTCCGCTACAATCGGCGGGGAACAGACATTTTCGAAGAGGTCGCCAAGCTATTGTGTACATTTGTGCCTGACCTTGGGTGA
- the fdnG gene encoding formate dehydrogenase-N subunit alpha, with the protein MEFNRRKFLQLSAATAAVGAFGGLGFSLTPATARAEQLKLKTREAKETTSVCCYCAVGCGLIVHTDTKTKRAVNVEGDPDHPINEGSLCAKGASIYQLGENKDRITKPMYRAPKSDKWEEKSWDWMITEIAKRVKQSRDESFSVKNDKGEVVNRTNGIASVGSAALDNEECWVYQSFLRSLGLVYIEHQARIUHSATVAALAESFGRGAMTNHWIDIKNSDCIWIIGSNAAENHPISFKWVTRAQEKGATLIHMDPRFTRTSAKADLYGSMRSGSDIAILGGMMNYILENDLYFKEYLANYTNASFLLADGYSFNDGLFSGYNPKTHKYDKSTWAFQKDDEGIPKQDLTLKDPATVFQHLKKHYSRYDLDTVCKVSGADKTALEEIYKTYAATGKPNKSGTIMYAMGQTQHTTGVQNIRALAMIQLLLGNIGVAGGGINALRGESNVQGSTDHCLLVHILPGYLGTPPASQQSFAVYNEKHTPTTKDPKSANWWGNFPKYSASLLKAMWPNQDLETGYSYLPKLEDGKNYTWLYMFDAMSAGEFSGFFAWGQNPACGGANANKNRRAMATLKWMVNVNIFDNETGSFWKGPEMNPKEIDTEVFFLPCAVSIEKEGSITNSGRWMQWRYAGPEKMGDTRADGDMIVELTRAIQELYKKEGGAFPDPIVNLDTSLWEKDGEFDAHGVAKLINGYFLKDVEIKGKVYKKGSLVPSFAFLQDDGSTSSGNWLYCNSYTEKGNMAARRDKTQTDMQSNIGLYPSWSWCWPVNRRIIYNRASVNQEGKPYAPEKPVIEWNGEKWVGDVPDGGWAPGTKYPFIMKPSGHAHVFGPGRNDGPFPEYYEPLECPINEQPFSAQLHNPTALQFSKEKKAVCDPRFPFICSTYRVTEHWQSGVMTRWTPWLLEAEPQMFVEMSEELAKLRGIANGEKCIVESLRGSLWAIAIVTKRLKPYTVMGQTIHQVGIPWHFGWVHPKDGGDSANLLTPSVGDPNTGIPETKAFMVNVKKA; encoded by the coding sequence ATGGAATTCAACCGCAGGAAGTTCCTCCAGCTCTCGGCAGCGACCGCGGCCGTGGGAGCCTTCGGGGGGCTGGGCTTCAGCCTGACGCCTGCCACTGCGCGGGCCGAGCAGCTCAAGCTCAAAACCCGCGAAGCCAAAGAGACCACGTCGGTCTGCTGCTACTGCGCGGTGGGCTGCGGCCTCATCGTCCACACGGACACCAAGACAAAACGCGCCGTCAACGTGGAAGGCGACCCGGACCACCCGATCAACGAAGGGTCCCTGTGCGCCAAAGGCGCCTCCATCTATCAGCTGGGCGAAAACAAGGACCGCATCACCAAGCCCATGTACCGGGCGCCCAAGTCCGACAAGTGGGAAGAGAAGTCCTGGGACTGGATGATCACCGAGATCGCCAAGCGCGTGAAGCAGTCCCGCGATGAATCCTTCTCCGTGAAAAACGACAAGGGTGAGGTGGTCAACCGCACCAACGGCATCGCCTCTGTGGGCTCCGCCGCTCTCGACAACGAGGAGTGCTGGGTTTACCAGTCGTTCCTGCGATCCCTTGGCCTGGTGTACATAGAACATCAGGCACGTATTTGACACAGCGCCACTGTTGCGGCTCTGGCAGAGTCGTTCGGACGCGGCGCGATGACCAATCACTGGATCGACATCAAGAACAGTGATTGCATCTGGATAATCGGCAGCAACGCTGCAGAAAACCACCCCATCTCCTTCAAGTGGGTGACCCGGGCTCAGGAAAAGGGTGCGACCCTGATCCATATGGACCCGCGGTTCACCAGGACCTCGGCCAAGGCCGACCTCTACGGTTCCATGCGGTCCGGTTCGGACATCGCCATCCTCGGCGGCATGATGAACTACATCCTGGAGAACGACCTCTACTTCAAGGAATACCTGGCCAACTACACGAACGCATCGTTCCTGCTGGCAGACGGCTACTCCTTCAACGACGGCCTGTTCTCCGGGTACAATCCCAAGACCCATAAGTACGACAAGTCCACCTGGGCGTTCCAGAAGGACGATGAGGGCATTCCCAAGCAGGACCTTACGCTCAAGGATCCGGCCACGGTCTTCCAGCATCTGAAGAAGCACTACTCCCGCTACGATCTGGACACCGTGTGCAAGGTCTCCGGCGCGGACAAAACCGCCCTGGAAGAGATCTACAAGACCTACGCGGCCACGGGCAAACCGAACAAGTCCGGCACCATCATGTACGCCATGGGCCAGACCCAGCACACCACGGGCGTGCAGAACATCCGCGCCCTGGCCATGATCCAGCTCCTGCTGGGCAACATCGGCGTGGCCGGCGGCGGCATCAACGCGCTGCGTGGCGAGTCCAACGTGCAGGGCTCCACGGACCACTGCCTGCTGGTGCACATCCTGCCCGGCTACCTGGGCACGCCTCCGGCCTCCCAGCAGAGCTTTGCCGTGTACAACGAGAAGCACACCCCCACCACCAAGGACCCCAAGAGCGCCAACTGGTGGGGCAACTTCCCCAAGTACTCCGCGAGCCTGCTCAAGGCCATGTGGCCCAACCAGGACCTCGAAACCGGGTACTCCTATCTGCCCAAGCTTGAGGACGGCAAGAACTACACCTGGCTGTACATGTTCGACGCCATGAGCGCGGGCGAGTTCTCCGGCTTCTTCGCCTGGGGCCAGAACCCTGCCTGCGGCGGCGCCAACGCCAACAAGAACCGCCGGGCCATGGCCACCCTCAAGTGGATGGTCAACGTCAACATCTTCGACAACGAGACCGGCTCCTTCTGGAAGGGCCCGGAAATGAACCCCAAGGAGATCGACACCGAGGTCTTCTTCCTGCCCTGCGCGGTCTCCATCGAGAAAGAAGGCTCCATCACCAACTCCGGCCGCTGGATGCAATGGCGTTACGCCGGTCCGGAAAAGATGGGCGACACCCGCGCCGACGGCGACATGATCGTGGAGCTCACCAGGGCCATCCAGGAGCTCTACAAGAAGGAAGGCGGCGCCTTCCCGGATCCCATCGTCAACCTCGACACCTCCCTGTGGGAGAAGGACGGCGAGTTCGACGCCCACGGCGTGGCCAAGCTCATCAACGGCTACTTCCTCAAGGATGTGGAGATCAAAGGCAAGGTCTACAAGAAGGGCTCTCTGGTTCCCTCCTTCGCCTTCCTGCAGGACGACGGCTCCACCAGCTCCGGCAACTGGCTGTATTGCAACTCCTACACGGAGAAAGGCAACATGGCCGCCCGCCGCGACAAGACCCAGACCGACATGCAGTCCAACATCGGCCTGTATCCGAGCTGGTCGTGGTGCTGGCCGGTCAACCGCCGGATCATCTACAACCGCGCCTCCGTGAACCAGGAGGGCAAGCCCTACGCCCCGGAAAAGCCGGTTATCGAGTGGAACGGCGAGAAGTGGGTGGGCGACGTGCCCGATGGCGGCTGGGCTCCCGGCACCAAGTACCCCTTCATCATGAAGCCTTCGGGACACGCCCACGTCTTCGGCCCCGGCCGCAACGACGGTCCGTTCCCCGAGTACTACGAGCCGCTGGAGTGCCCCATCAACGAGCAGCCCTTCTCCGCGCAGCTGCACAACCCCACGGCCCTGCAGTTCTCCAAGGAGAAGAAGGCGGTCTGCGATCCGCGCTTCCCCTTCATCTGCTCCACCTACCGCGTTACCGAGCACTGGCAGTCCGGCGTTATGACGCGCTGGACCCCGTGGCTCCTGGAAGCGGAACCGCAGATGTTCGTGGAGATGAGCGAGGAGCTGGCCAAGCTGCGCGGCATCGCCAACGGCGAGAAGTGCATCGTGGAAAGCCTGCGCGGCTCCCTGTGGGCCATCGCAATCGTCACCAAGCGGCTCAAGCCCTACACGGTCATGGGCCAGACAATCCACCAGGTCGGTATTCCGTGGCACTTCGGCTGGGTGCACCCCAAGGATGGCGGCGATTCGGCCAACCTCCTCACGCCGTCCGTCGGTGATCCCAACACCGGCATTCCGGAAACCAAGGCCTTCATGGTCAACGTCAAGAAGGCGTAA
- a CDS encoding 4Fe-4S dicluster domain-containing protein, with translation MPKAFFIDTTKCTACRGCQVACKEWHNNPATETKQVGTHQNPQDLNYSTYKLVRFSEKEVDNKLHWLFFADQCRHCIVPPCKEVADMDVEGAIIIDEETGCVYYTEKTAELSDPEGPIMACPYNIPRKDPNSNRLAKCDMCLDRVQNGMKPACVQVCPTGTMNFGDYEEMKELAQKRLAEVKKTRPAAVVGDPDYHRCFYLMEYDPGLYYEYAVASADVPGPHDRRSMLANVSRPFKVLFT, from the coding sequence ATGCCGAAAGCCTTTTTCATAGACACGACAAAGTGCACGGCCTGCCGCGGTTGCCAGGTGGCCTGCAAGGAATGGCATAACAATCCTGCGACCGAGACGAAGCAGGTGGGCACCCACCAGAACCCGCAGGATCTCAACTACTCGACCTACAAGCTTGTCCGCTTTTCCGAAAAGGAAGTGGACAACAAGCTGCACTGGCTCTTCTTCGCAGATCAGTGCCGGCACTGCATCGTACCACCGTGCAAGGAAGTCGCGGACATGGATGTGGAAGGGGCCATTATCATCGACGAGGAAACCGGCTGCGTCTACTACACCGAGAAGACCGCCGAGCTCTCCGACCCCGAAGGTCCCATCATGGCCTGCCCGTACAACATCCCGCGCAAGGACCCGAACTCCAACCGTCTCGCCAAGTGCGACATGTGCCTGGACCGCGTGCAAAACGGCATGAAGCCCGCCTGCGTGCAGGTCTGCCCCACCGGCACCATGAACTTCGGCGACTACGAGGAGATGAAGGAGCTGGCGCAGAAGCGGCTGGCCGAGGTCAAGAAGACCAGGCCGGCGGCTGTTGTCGGCGATCCCGACTACCACCGCTGCTTCTACCTCATGGAGTACGACCCCGGCCTGTACTACGAATATGCAGTTGCAAGCGCCGATGTGCCCGGTCCCCACGACCGGCGCTCGATGCTCGCGAACGTGTCGCGTCCGTTCAAGGTCCTGTTCACCTAG
- a CDS encoding winged helix-turn-helix transcriptional regulator has translation MSRKTAYDVSLPKGESLYERDEICPIIYALDIIGGKWKLPILWHLADQEAVRYNELKRGVTGITNMMLTKCLRELEENGLVVRVQYPEVPPRVEYSLTERGRELLPALNKLNVWGKEQIKYIRARGEESN, from the coding sequence ATGAGCAGGAAAACAGCATATGACGTCAGCCTGCCCAAAGGCGAATCCCTGTATGAAAGGGATGAGATATGCCCGATCATCTATGCCCTGGATATCATCGGGGGAAAGTGGAAACTGCCGATTCTCTGGCACCTGGCTGACCAGGAAGCGGTCCGCTACAACGAGCTGAAGCGGGGTGTGACGGGCATCACCAACATGATGCTCACAAAATGCCTGCGGGAGCTTGAGGAGAACGGGCTCGTTGTACGTGTGCAGTACCCGGAAGTGCCACCACGCGTTGAGTACTCTTTGACGGAGAGGGGCCGAGAGCTGCTTCCTGCGCTCAACAAGCTCAACGTATGGGGCAAGGAACAGATCAAATATATCCGCGCCCGCGGGGAAGAGTCGAACTGA